A genomic region of Friedmanniella luteola contains the following coding sequences:
- a CDS encoding HhH-GPD-type base excision DNA repair protein → MSSRRIWLTGDPAADDLLTTDDNALLLGMVLDQQVPMEKAFAGPAVIAQRMGGRLDVAAIAAMEEDAFVALCSERPAVHRFPGAMAKRVRQVCQVLVEQFEGDAGNVWRGATTGAELKRAITALPGFGPEKATIFVAVLAKQRGVQPPGWQEAAGDFGQDGHRSVADVVDEESLAKVRESKRAVKAAKRQAAASAG, encoded by the coding sequence ATGAGCTCCCGCCGCATCTGGCTGACCGGCGACCCGGCCGCCGACGACCTGCTGACCACCGACGACAACGCCCTGCTGCTGGGCATGGTGCTGGACCAGCAGGTGCCGATGGAGAAGGCCTTCGCCGGGCCGGCGGTGATCGCGCAGCGGATGGGCGGCCGGCTTGACGTGGCCGCCATCGCCGCGATGGAGGAGGACGCGTTCGTCGCGCTCTGCTCGGAGCGCCCGGCGGTGCACCGGTTCCCGGGCGCGATGGCCAAGCGGGTGCGGCAGGTCTGCCAGGTGCTGGTGGAGCAGTTCGAGGGCGACGCGGGCAACGTCTGGCGGGGCGCGACGACCGGGGCCGAGCTGAAGCGGGCGATCACCGCCCTGCCCGGCTTCGGGCCGGAGAAGGCGACCATCTTCGTCGCGGTGCTGGCGAAGCAGCGGGGCGTGCAGCCTCCCGGCTGGCAGGAGGCGGCGGGCGACTTCGGGCAGGACGGTCACCGCTCGGTCGCCGACGTCGTCGACGAGGAGTCCCTCGCCAAGGTGCGGGAGAGCAAGCGGGCGGTCAAGGCGGCGAAGAGGCAGGCGGCGGCCTCGGCCGGCTGA
- a CDS encoding LacI family DNA-binding transcriptional regulator translates to MSTGTASSRDAAPGADSGAPRDDGSRTAPADATLDGGVRPVRGQPTLEMVAAASGVSRSTVSRVVNRSPNVRPEVAAAVQRAIDDLNYVPNRAARSLAGRHTYAIALLVPEDATRFFGDPYFASIVQGITGALESSDYVLNLLVARDGAGGKTRRYLQGGNVDGALVVSHHPTNTDLRDINASLPVVFGGRPAVPDLDPCYSVDVDNVGGARLAAAHLVGLGRRRIGTVTGPLDMPAAVDRLAGWRQVLETAGRPPDAVVSGDFTTAGGAAAMRDLLARVPDLDAVFVANDLMARGALTVLTERGLDVPGDVAVVGYDDSPAAISGDLPLSTVSQPSTAMGARMTEMLLGLLAGREPESRACVLQTRLVLRATA, encoded by the coding sequence ATGTCCACGGGCACCGCCTCGTCGCGCGACGCGGCCCCGGGCGCCGACAGCGGCGCCCCCCGGGACGACGGGTCGCGGACGGCGCCCGCGGACGCGACGCTGGACGGCGGCGTCCGGCCGGTCCGGGGGCAGCCCACCCTGGAGATGGTGGCGGCGGCCTCCGGTGTCAGCCGCTCGACCGTGTCGCGGGTCGTCAACCGCTCCCCCAACGTCCGGCCGGAGGTCGCCGCCGCCGTGCAGCGGGCCATCGACGACCTCAACTACGTGCCCAACCGGGCCGCCCGCTCGCTCGCCGGCCGGCACACCTACGCCATCGCGCTGCTGGTGCCGGAGGACGCGACCCGCTTCTTCGGCGACCCGTACTTCGCGTCCATCGTGCAGGGCATCACCGGCGCGCTCGAGTCCAGCGACTACGTGCTCAACCTGCTGGTGGCCCGCGACGGCGCCGGCGGGAAGACCCGCCGCTACCTGCAGGGCGGGAACGTCGACGGCGCCCTCGTGGTGTCCCACCACCCCACCAACACCGATCTCCGCGACATCAACGCCAGCCTGCCCGTCGTCTTCGGCGGCCGACCGGCCGTACCGGACCTCGACCCCTGCTACAGCGTCGACGTCGACAACGTCGGGGGCGCCCGGCTGGCCGCGGCGCACCTGGTCGGCCTGGGACGGCGTCGGATCGGCACGGTGACCGGTCCCCTCGACATGCCCGCCGCCGTCGACCGGCTCGCGGGCTGGCGGCAGGTGCTGGAGACGGCCGGACGGCCTCCGGACGCGGTGGTGTCGGGCGACTTCACGACGGCCGGCGGGGCCGCCGCGATGCGGGACCTGCTCGCGCGGGTGCCCGATCTCGACGCCGTCTTCGTGGCCAACGACCTGATGGCCCGCGGCGCGCTCACGGTGCTGACCGAGCGGGGGCTCGACGTGCCCGGCGACGTCGCGGTGGTCGGCTACGACGACAGCCCGGCCGCCATCTCGGGCGACCTGCCGCTGAGCACCGTCAGCCAGCCCTCGACG